The DNA window GCTTGTTGACACAGCAGACGGATTATCCTCAGAAGCTGTTGGCGATGACGTAAGTGGGGGATTTTTCAAAGACGGTCCACTGTATCCTAATGGAATATATCTTTCGTTTGTGGCGAACTTTGATGGGTTTGGTGGAGCAATCACAGTGTCAATATCCTTGCCCCCTATCGCATATAACAGGTCATTTACAACAACTAGACCAACAGTATCTCTAGAAGTAAGCATACTTGTACAGTTGCTCCAAGTGTTGGTTTGTGGGTTATACACTAAATTTAGGGTTTCCATAGTGATTCGCCCAGTATAGTCAACGCCTATTACATAGATTCCTTTAGGTGCATAGGTTCCCGAAGTAGCTGCCGCAGAAGCACAAAGAACTGTAGGTGTGGCTGCTCCGTTGTTCCATGAATCGGTTATAGTATCATAAATCTGCAGTGCATCTTGGCTTATTATGTATATTTTGTCGTCGAGTACTGCTGAAGCGTAGTCCACAACAGGATTTGGTATTGGTGTTTTTGTAGTCCAACTATTTGTTGCAATGTCGTAAACATCATTAGAATTAGTTTCTCCACTGCCGCTTATCAGATAGATTTTTCCGTTTACAACGTTTGCACATGTGTATTTTGGCGTGGGGATTGGTGTAAGTTTTGTCCATGAGTCTGTTGCTGGGTCATATACTTCGTTTGCATCTGAAACTTGGCCACCTGCCACAAGCCCTCCAATGCAGTAAACCTTGCTATTCCAAACCGCCACTCCAAAAGTGCATCTAGCCGTTGGCATGGACTGTTTTGTTGCCCAAATGTTTGTTTTTGTATCATACATTTCGTTGACGTTGGTCAGGTCTCCAGTGGTTCCACCGATAACGTAAATTTTGTTATCCACAACAGTGGCACATACTGAGCTTCGAGCTGTGGGCATATTTGCCATTGTTTGCCAAGTATTCTCTAAAGCAGATGCCTCAGCATTAACGCATAAAAAGGGAAATAAAAGCACAATAATAAAAAATGTAACTGCGAACGCTAATTTTCGAAATTGACCCACCCACACACCACCAAACAATGCAACCAATACTCTTTTAAATTTTATCACAAAACCTCCAATCAGCCACAACATTGAATCACAAATAACTTTTTCACCCTAATTCACTTTTTCATACAAAACTTCCACCCAAGCCACTAAAGTCAGAAGTTTCCTACTAAACATTATACTAATAGGAAGTATGCCTTCTTTTGAAGGTGAACCTTTAAAGTTTTGACCACTCTTTTTATTCCCCTTTGAGGCTTAACTTTGGGTGAACTGGTCTTTGTTGGTTTAGGCTTAAACGACGAAAAAGGCATAAGCTTAGCAGGCTTAGAAGAAGTCAAATCTGCAGACGCAGTTTTCATGGAAACCTACACAAGCCTAATGCCTGACTTCTCAATGGAGCGATTTGAGGCACAGGCAGGCAAAAAGGTCAGACAAATCCAGCGGCACCATTTAGAAGAGGAAAACGGTGCTGTAATTTTGCAGGCAGCCAAAGCAGGTAAAGCAGTGTTTCTGGTTCCCGGCGACCCATTCATCGCCACCACCCACACGACACTTCGCATTGACGCCGAGAAAATGGGCATCAAAACCCGCGTAATCCACGGCGCCTCGATTATTTCGGCGATAATTAGTGTTTCTGGTTTACATAATTACAAGTTTGGCAAAACCGTCACAGTACCCTTTAAAGAAAACTTTAGCCAAACCCCCTACAACGTGATAGCCCAGAACAAGAAACAGGGCTTGCACACGCTTTGCCTGTTGGATTTGAAGATGGCTGAGCACCAGTTTTTGGGGGTTGACAAGGCTTTGGAGATGCTTTTGGAGGTTGAAGCAAAAAGAGGCGAAAACATCGTGACACCTGACACGCCCGTGTTGGGGTTGGCAAGGGCAGGCAGCAAAACACCCACTCTCAAAGCCGATTTTGTTAGGAACCTGATTAAATTTGATTTTGGACCGCCACCCTACACGCTGATTTTCCCCGGCGAGTTCCAGTTTATGGAGGTTGATGCGTTGATTGCGTTTGCGGGTGCGCCTTTGGAGTTTAAGAGGTTGGCGCGATGAGTTTGGAAGAATTAATCACCAAATACATTGGGTCTGCCGAGAAAGTTTTGGCGAACCTGGAGAAGAATCCTCCACCTATCGCCATCACCGAGGAAGGCCTAAACGAAATTCTCAGTTACACGCGGGATTATTTGGAGGACGCAAAATATTATAAGGATGCAGGTAAGCTTGAAACCAGCTTAACCAGCGTTGCCTACTGTGAGGGACTGCTGGATGCACTTAGACTACTGGGAGCGGTGAAGTTTGAATGGCCGACAAGAAAACAACCATAGTTTTAGCCTCAGGCGTCTTTGACCTGCTCCATTTGGGGCACGTAAAGTACCTTGAGGAGGCAAAAGCCGCAGGCGGAAAAAACGCTAAACTCACTGTTATTGTTGCCCGAGACAGCACAGTTGAAAAACTCAAAGGTAGAAAACCCATCATGTCTGAGGATGAACGGTGTGCTCTTGTGAAGGCGTTGCGGATTGTTGATGAGGCGGTTTTGGGGGCGGAGCATTTTGACATGGCTGAAGTTATTGATTTGGTGAAGCCTGATGTTATTGCGTTGGGTTATGACCAAGAGGATATTTTGCGTCAGGTTCAAAATTATGTCACCGCAAACAAATCAGGCATTAAGGTCGTGCGGGTTGGAAAGTTTGGGCAGAATACTTTAGATAGTTCCTCAAAGATTAAAGAAAAAATAATTGAGAAATCTAAAAGATGAGCACGTGATGGAAAAAAGCTCGCAAAAATTCAGGGTTACTTACGTTCTGATTGCAGTAACCATTGCTGCGTACGTTTACACATCCATTGCAGGCGGTGACGCAGTGAACACAAGCGCCAGCATGGTGTACCAGTGGGGGCAATGGAACTTTGCGGTTTTCCACGGATTATACTATCAACTGTTCACATCCATGTTTGTTCATGCAAGCATCGCTCACTTAGCGGGAAACATGTTGTTTCTTTTGATTTTCGGGTTACGGGGCGAAGAACTGTTCTCGCTGCCTGAATACTTGGGAATTTACTTTATCGGTGGCTTAATGGGCAATTTGTTATCGCTTTCATTTGGTCCAGACTTTGTCAGTGTTGGGGCATCAGGAGCTATCTTTAGCTTGTTTGGCGCATGCGTAATTTATACGCGTCGTTCAGTTCGGCAGTCAATTGTGGGTGCGTTGGGATATGCTTTCTTTTTGTTACTGTTTAGTTCAGGAGCTGGCGTTAATGATTTGGCGCATATTGGCGGTTTAGTGTTTGGGTTGGTTGCAGGTTACCTTTTAGCTTCAAGAAGAAAACCTGAAGACCAATACAATATCAGATTCTCGATGACGACGCCGTTTTAGGCTTCAGGAGAAGTGAAAACTTCCACTTTAACCTTGACGCCATCTTTAAGGTTTAGTTGTTTTCGCAAAAACACAGGCGCAATAATTTCAAGAACCGAAAAGTCGTAATGGCTACGTACAGCAATAATTAAGGCACCTTTGACTTTGTTTCCGATGATTGCGGGGTAACATTTTACCAAGCCAAACGTTCGGTCTTCTCCTGTGAAGCCCTGAATTTCAATGGCGGGGTAAGCGTCTAGTTCCATGCGGGTTTTAATGTCGTAGTCTGTGGTTAATTTGAGGTTTAAAGTGCCGACGTAGGGGTTAAAACCCAGTTTTTCAGCTAACTGTTTATGGTATGCTTCCCGTCCAATGTAGTATGCACCTTCTCCAAGCCCAGTGAAAACTGTTCCTTCTAGGGTAACGGAGGGTGGGTACTCTTTTTCCATTAGCATTTTAAGGTTAGAGTACAGTTTGAGCAGTTCGTGGCTACCGGCTTCGTCGATTTTGATTAGGCTGCCTTCTGGGGTTATGTTGCGTGTTATCCAGCCTTTGCGTTCTAGCTCGATGAGGTAGCGTGAGGCGGTCTGTTGGCTAATGCCAAGCTTATCGGCTAAGAACTCGGTTGATACTTTGGCGGTTCGCCTATACGCGCCCATCTCTGCCAGTTTTAGTAGCATAAAAATGTGTTGCCAGTTGTGTTTTTCAGCCATACCAATCTCTCTAACTTAATTTTACAGTATGGTAAGTGAATATTTAAGCAAAACGAAAGGGACACCTAAAAACCAATAAGTTTAGGCACTTAATTAATTGTATTTGGGAGCCCCTTGATAGGAAACGTTTTTGATGAAATGGGAACTTACTGGGCACAAATCGCACAGCAACACTACACAGAAAAACAAGTGCACTTCCTAAAAACCATACTCAACAAAAACGCCGCCATACTGGACCTTGCCTGTGGAACCGCCAGACATCTAAACAGCCTCACCGAGAACGGTTTTGAAGTTGTAGGCTTGGACACCTCAGCAGGGCTTCTGAAAATTGCTAAAACACAAAACCCAAACGCACAACTGGTTAGGGGTGACATGCGGAGCCTGCCGTTTAAGAAGGGATGTTTTGGAGCTGTCGTTAACATGGACACAAGTGTGGGGTATCTGCCGTCGGCACAGGATGATTTGCAGGTTTTACGGGAAGCAAATCGAATCCTTGCCAGTGGGGGCTTGCTTGTAGTAGACATCTTTAACAAGTTGCAGATTGCCCAAAAATATGCAGTACCTAAACAGGAAATGTGGGAGTATCCAAGTTTTTATTTGACTCAGCAAAGGGTACTGGATTTAGATGAGGTGATGGAGGATTTTTGGGTTACCAAAGATAAGGCAAATGGTGAAATCCGCAGTTTTGTTCATCGTGTCCGCCTCTACGGGGTAGGGGAACTGCAAGGTTTGCTTGGGAGCGCAGGGTTTTTGGTGGAAGAAGTGTTTGGTGATTATGACTGCTCAGTTTTTAGTGTTGAATCTAAAAGGTTAATTTTGATTGCATACAGCAGATGACAGATTTCAGTGAATTACAAAGTGTTTTTACATAAAACCTATAAGTACCCTGAAAGAAACAACAATATAAAGTGAAATTGATGAAAACGTGGAAACTCCAGCTTTCTATGGTTACCACCCTAGCAGTGATTTTTGGATTAACAACTCTTGTGTTCACCGCTGTTCTAACCTTAGCTAATGTGGGTCTTAGCTTAATCACCATCGGCGTGCTGGTTGTAGCCTTTAACATTGGTCAGTGGCTACTGGCGCCATATCTTGTTGATGCAATGTACAAAGTCAAAGCTATCCCAGAAAATGAGCATCCCGAACTTCACCGAATCGTTGAGGAACTAAGCAGAAAAAGCAAAATCGCCAAACCCAAACTCATGCTCGCCCAAATCCCCCTGCCAAACGCTTTCGCCTATGGCTCACCATTGTCAGGAAACCGTGTTGCCATCACAGAGGGACTACTAAACAGCCTAAACCCTGGGGAAGTTGAAGCCGTTATTGGGCACGAGTTTGGACACCTAAAACACCGTGATGTCCAAGTTATGCTTGCAGTTTCATTTCTGCCTGCATTGTTCTACTTTATTGGTTACTCACTTTTGCTCTCAGGCATATTTGGCGGAAACCGCAGAAACGGTGAAGGCAGCAACGCGCTTATCGGGTTTGCCTTTATGGCGTTCTCATGGTTGCTCACATTATTCACACTGTATCTTAGCAGACTTCGTGAGTATTACGCTGACCAGCACAGCGCCAGTGTTGTTGACAATGGAGCAAGCAAACTCTCAACGGGCTTGGCAAAAATTGTTCATTCAAGCAAAAACGTCATGAAATATCAGCAGCAGAGCCAGCAACAGCAAACTAACACTTCCTTTAAAGCCCTTTTTATTGCGAACCCTGACACTGCAGCTATGGATTCCCAATTATTAAATGATGTAGCTGCGAATGGTTTGGTTGAGGAAATTCTCAAGAAAGAGCCAACCTTTGGCGAAAAACTAATGGAAGCTCTTTCCACGCATCCAAATATTGTGAAGCGTTTGCGTGCACTAAAAGAGTTGGGCGCCTAAAAGAAGGAATTGAAGTTTTTTTCTTGTCCTATTGTTGTTGCTTCGTAGTGACCAGGGTAAACTGTAAAGTTTTCAGGCAACGCCATCAGCTTCTTTAGCGATTGTGCCATATCCTCGCCTGAGCCACCTTCAAAATCAGTTCTGCCGATGCCTCCAGCAAATAGAGTGTCACCGCTGAAAACCAGTCTATCACTGACAAGACAAATACTGCCTGGTGAGTGCCCAGGAGTTTCCATGACTTTTAGGGATTCCGCGCCAAACCTGATAAGTTCACCTTCTTTGAGCGTTGTGATGTCTAAGTGTGCGTTTTCGCTTCGCGTGGTTAGGTAGTGCTTGTCGTTTGGGTGTATGTATACGGGTACACCGTACTTTTTTTGAAGATAACTGTCGCCGCCGATATGGTCGTGGTGTCCATGCGTGTTGATGATGCAGTTAATTTTTAACCCTGCTTTCTCTATGTAATCAACAACCTGTTTAGCTTCGTAAGTGTAGTCAAAACCAGGGTCTATGATTAGTGCTTCCTTGGTCTGGGAATCACTTACAACGTAGCAGTTTGTTTGCAGGTTTCCAACAGGGAAAACTTCAATTTGCATACTAAACCATCACGCAAAATAGTAAAGAGAATAAAATAAAGTGTTTGCTGACAAAACAGCTTATTGAATGTCAACCACTTGGTTAAAGCCAGTGACTTTTATGGTGCTTTTGCATTTAGCGCAACTAACTACCAGTTCAGCCAGTTCATCATTAACAATTTTGGTCTCCAAAATTTCGTAAGTCGTCTCTGTTTCGTCTTCCGGCGAAATCAGCGCACTGCATTTTGGACACGCAAAAGAACCATCGCTGTTAGCATCTACAACTTTTATTACATATTCTCCGATGTTTTTTGCCATTTTTGCTTTCCTCATAACTCTTGCCAACTAATTCTTCTTTCCCTAGTTTATCTTTCTGTAACGTTTTGGCTTTTAAAACTAACTGTAAAAAAAGTAAAAAAGAAAAGATTATTCCTCAGAGAAATTCTCTGGGGAAATATAGTCGCCATACTTCTCTTGGGCTTCCAACAGCCTGCTACGTTGCAAATACAAGATGCCAAACATTTCCAGCGGGATTTCTGTGACGTTTTCTTGATAGAACTGGGAAACCCGCTCAATTTTTGCAAGGTTTTCTGGCACTCTAAGGGTAAATTGTTTGATGTAGTCTTCT is part of the Candidatus Bathyarchaeota archaeon genome and encodes:
- the dph5 gene encoding diphthine synthase; its protein translation is MGELVFVGLGLNDEKGISLAGLEEVKSADAVFMETYTSLMPDFSMERFEAQAGKKVRQIQRHHLEEENGAVILQAAKAGKAVFLVPGDPFIATTHTTLRIDAEKMGIKTRVIHGASIISAIISVSGLHNYKFGKTVTVPFKENFSQTPYNVIAQNKKQGLHTLCLLDLKMAEHQFLGVDKALEMLLEVEAKRGENIVTPDTPVLGLARAGSKTPTLKADFVRNLIKFDFGPPPYTLIFPGEFQFMEVDALIAFAGAPLEFKRLAR
- a CDS encoding DUF357 domain-containing protein — translated: MSLEELITKYIGSAEKVLANLEKNPPPIAITEEGLNEILSYTRDYLEDAKYYKDAGKLETSLTSVAYCEGLLDALRLLGAVKFEWPTRKQP
- a CDS encoding FAD synthase, whose protein sequence is MADKKTTIVLASGVFDLLHLGHVKYLEEAKAAGGKNAKLTVIVARDSTVEKLKGRKPIMSEDERCALVKALRIVDEAVLGAEHFDMAEVIDLVKPDVIALGYDQEDILRQVQNYVTANKSGIKVVRVGKFGQNTLDSSSKIKEKIIEKSKR
- a CDS encoding rhomboid family intramembrane serine protease; this encodes MEKSSQKFRVTYVLIAVTIAAYVYTSIAGGDAVNTSASMVYQWGQWNFAVFHGLYYQLFTSMFVHASIAHLAGNMLFLLIFGLRGEELFSLPEYLGIYFIGGLMGNLLSLSFGPDFVSVGASGAIFSLFGACVIYTRRSVRQSIVGALGYAFFLLLFSSGAGVNDLAHIGGLVFGLVAGYLLASRRKPEDQYNIRFSMTTPF
- a CDS encoding DUF120 domain-containing protein produces the protein MAEKHNWQHIFMLLKLAEMGAYRRTAKVSTEFLADKLGISQQTASRYLIELERKGWITRNITPEGSLIKIDEAGSHELLKLYSNLKMLMEKEYPPSVTLEGTVFTGLGEGAYYIGREAYHKQLAEKLGFNPYVGTLNLKLTTDYDIKTRMELDAYPAIEIQGFTGEDRTFGLVKCYPAIIGNKVKGALIIAVRSHYDFSVLEIIAPVFLRKQLNLKDGVKVKVEVFTSPEA
- a CDS encoding class I SAM-dependent methyltransferase, which encodes MIGNVFDEMGTYWAQIAQQHYTEKQVHFLKTILNKNAAILDLACGTARHLNSLTENGFEVVGLDTSAGLLKIAKTQNPNAQLVRGDMRSLPFKKGCFGAVVNMDTSVGYLPSAQDDLQVLREANRILASGGLLVVDIFNKLQIAQKYAVPKQEMWEYPSFYLTQQRVLDLDEVMEDFWVTKDKANGEIRSFVHRVRLYGVGELQGLLGSAGFLVEEVFGDYDCSVFSVESKRLILIAYSR
- a CDS encoding zinc metalloprotease HtpX produces the protein MKTWKLQLSMVTTLAVIFGLTTLVFTAVLTLANVGLSLITIGVLVVAFNIGQWLLAPYLVDAMYKVKAIPENEHPELHRIVEELSRKSKIAKPKLMLAQIPLPNAFAYGSPLSGNRVAITEGLLNSLNPGEVEAVIGHEFGHLKHRDVQVMLAVSFLPALFYFIGYSLLLSGIFGGNRRNGEGSNALIGFAFMAFSWLLTLFTLYLSRLREYYADQHSASVVDNGASKLSTGLAKIVHSSKNVMKYQQQSQQQQTNTSFKALFIANPDTAAMDSQLLNDVAANGLVEEILKKEPTFGEKLMEALSTHPNIVKRLRALKELGA
- a CDS encoding MBL fold metallo-hydrolase; protein product: MQIEVFPVGNLQTNCYVVSDSQTKEALIIDPGFDYTYEAKQVVDYIEKAGLKINCIINTHGHHDHIGGDSYLQKKYGVPVYIHPNDKHYLTTRSENAHLDITTLKEGELIRFGAESLKVMETPGHSPGSICLVSDRLVFSGDTLFAGGIGRTDFEGGSGEDMAQSLKKLMALPENFTVYPGHYEATTIGQEKNFNSFF